The stretch of DNA CAGATTCACTTACAGGTTATTCATACCATTCTTTATAGTGTTCAATAATGCAAGGAATCAAAAACCATAGCAATAAAAGTAAAGCTAGTATAATCACGAGTCTCCATTGCCATATGGATTGGCCCTTTTTCTTTCTAACCTTGTACCATTTAGCAACTAGCAAAATCAATATGACGAGAAGAATATTCCACCAAGCAGAAAAGATGCACACGATGATAAAGTATATAAATAATAAAACGTATAACAGGAATATCCCTATTAAGCTAAGCAGGTCTAGCAAAAATGTTCCCTCCAAATTTATGTATTGAACCATTAGTTTTTGGAGACTACGATTCCACTTAAATCATTGTTCATCCTTTAGTCCAATAAAACCATGATAATATTATCATAGAAATACATAAATATTGAGAGAAGTAAAAATTACCAATATTTAAAGATGCCTGTTACTCATTTCTAAATGAAGCAACAGGCATCTTTTCATCTTCTTATTAATAAACCAACTGCCCAACTTCATGTAGCATAGTCCCATTTTGTTTAAGGTTGGTATGCCACGAGAAAGCTTTTTCGAGTACGTGTGGGGTCTGGCCGCCACGTGTTAAGGCTTCTGCGTAATATTCCAATAGTTGTGCACGATATGTTGGATGTGCACAGTTTTCAATAATTACTAGTACTCTTTCTCGTGGAGCTAAGCCTCGTAAATCAGCGTAGCCTTGTTCGGTGACCACGATGTCCACGTCGTGTTCGGTATGATCAACATGTGACACAAACGGGACGATGCTTGAAATATTGCCGCCTTTTGCGGTGGATTTCGTAACGAAAATCGCAAGACGTGCGTTTCGGGCAAAGTCGCCGGAGCCTCCGATACCGTTCATCATTTTCGTACCTGATACATGAGTCGAGTTGACGTTTCCGTAAATGTCGAACTCTAAGGCCGTATTGATTGAAATGAGTCCGAGACGACGAATGATTTCCGGGTGATTCGAGATTTCCTGAGGACGCATGATGAGTTTATCGCGGTACTTCTCAAAGTTACCGAACACTTTGTCCATTTTGTCCTCTGATAATGTAATCGAACAGCAAGAAGCTGATTTCACTTTTCCTGCATCAATTAAGTCGAAAACCGAATCCTGTAACACTTCAGAATAGACATCAAGATCGGTGAATTCCGAATCGATCATCCCGAGTAACACAGCATTCGCCACAGAGCCGATTCCTGATTGAAGTGGTGCGAGTTTATCCGTCAGTCTTCCTACGCGAATTTCTGAACGTAGAAATTCGAGTAAATGGTCTGCCATTTGCTTAGTTTCAGCATCTGGAGCGACGATCGTAGAAGGTGAGTCCATCTGATTCGTGAACACGATTCCTTTAATCTTCGCTGGGTCAATCTTAATACCAGAGGTCCCAATTCTGTCATCTGGGTTCATTAACGGAATCGGTTTACGTTCACCTTGTTGTCCAGTGTCATAAATATCATGCAGCCCTTCAAGCATTTCTGTCTGCGCCATATTGATTTCCACAATGATGTGCTTCGCATGTTCCGCGAAAATCGATGAGTTTCCAACCGATGTCGTTGGGATAATCAAGCCATCTTCTGAAATTGAAACCGCTTCCAAAATTGCAAAGTCAATTGGACCAATAACTCCCGCACGAATAAATTCTGCCGTATGCGACAGATGTTGATCGACAAACAGCATTTCCCCATCATTTATTTTGCCACGCATAGTCGGATCTGCTTGGAATGGCAATCGTTTTCCGACAATACCCGCTTCTGCAAAAGCCTTATCGATATCCGAGCCAAGAGAAGCACCAGTATATATATTCACTTTGAATGTTTCAGTTTCGGCACGCTTGATTAACGCAAATGGAACCGCTTTCGCATCTCCTGCACGTGTGAACCCACTTAGGCCTAGCGTCATCCCATCATTAATCCACGTTGCCGCTTCTTCAGGCGTAACTACGCGATTTTTTAAATCCGGATGTTTGATTCGTTTTAATTTTTCTTCCATATTAAAAACCCTCTAATTCATGACTTTTTTAATAATTCTAACAAACAAAATCCTGATTTTGAGGTTTAGGGAAAGAAACAGGGATTTACCCGCTGAAACAGGCAAATCCCTCGCTGAAACAGTAGATTAGAAATCAAGTAACTTCCGAAAATAGCTGGCATAGGATTGACTCACCGGAATTTTCGTTCCGTCATTCATCAGCAACACAAGTGTAGAATGCGTATCCGGAAAGACTTCGCGAATCTGGTGGACATTGACGATAAACGAGCGATGGCAACGAACGAACAACTCACGTGGCAAAATAAATTCAAACGCCTGGAGAGATTTGCGATGAGTACCCGAAACTCCATTTGCTTCTATATACGTTTTCTTCTCTCGCACTTCCAGAAACTTCACATCTGTAAATGGCACTGGAACCCACCCGTCCTGAGTCTTCAGCATGACGACAGACTTCCCTTCCGTGAAAGAAGGATAAATGGCTGTTACGCTTCCAACGACTTTTCCATCACGGTGGAAAGGTACGGCCATGCCATGGTATGGAACAGCAAACACATCACGATTGATGAAGTCCGAGACCTTTTGTCCAGAGGATAGTGCCTTGTGGGCTAGCGAACCTGGTTTTACCATGTCCCCCGCCTTTATTTTCAAATCCACTCGGACGCTTGGACGGTAATACACATAGTGTTCCCCGTCGGATACAGCAATCGAGATTTCATCCGAAAACAACTCCCCAATCACATCCAGCATTTCATAATCCTGAAAATCCTTCATCTTGCAAAAGCACCTCTCTCGTAAACTAACATTCCTTCCTTCAATAATAACTGGTAATGGGGTTGTATGGACAAAGACTGCTCATATAGTACAAAAAACGAAGGATGTGACCACGTCAATTCCTTCGTTTCTGTTTGTCCTTATTTTAAATAATTGATCGCTCGTTTCAGGTAAATATCTATATCTGTTTCGTTAAAATACGAAAAATGATTCCATCCATTTGTAGTGTGAGGAATTTTGATTTCGTTAATGGTCACCATATTGTCCGTATGTACGATCCCGTCATTCAACAGACCCAGATTTTTCCCGACTAATGCAAAGTACTTTTTATTGGCATCTATTAAATCACTTGAATTTAATTGGCTAATAAAATCTGAGTTATTGGCGAGATCATGGAAACCTTGTAAATTCCCTGGCCTTACCAAGTGCCAAAAGTCTTCACTTTTTATTGAGTTTTTGCCCATTATGTTACTAAGTATGCCATAAAGGATTAAGCATTTTCGAGCTAACATTGGGACACTAATCAAGATCGAGCCATTATTCGGTGTTCCAGCCATGATGATTTTATCTATCGGTGCCTTTTGTTCGATATAAGCAGAACGGCTGACCAGTCCCCCCATGCTATGAGCTACGATTAATATTTCCTTATGAGGATACTTCTTCTTTAAACTCTCTACTTCTTTAGCCAAGAAAATCCCATTGTCTCTTATTCTTTCATCTACTGTGAGGTATTCAAAACCAAAAACTTCATAGTCATGACTTAGTGTATTAAACAAATTGAAGAATGAAGCACCTATACTGGATACCAATCCGTGGACGATGATTGCTATAGGTTTGTTTGGATCTATGGGTTCATCAGCTAGTTTTTCCTTTCGGAATGAATCGTCTCCATCTTTTATTAATCTGAAAAGACCGAGTTCACTTGGTTCGCTTTGAAACTTATTTAATACAATGTAAAAACTTTTATCAGAGGATGAACCAATCGTCTTTGAACTTAAACTGTCTACATGACTTGAAATTCTTTCAAGGTCTTCTATCGAATTATTGGTCAAGTAGTTAATCTGTCGTTTAGTAATTTTAGCTTCCACAGCATTATTGCCTTCAGAGTGTCTGAGTACTTCAATTCTCGGAGAAATTTGAGAAAACAACTCAACATTATTCTCAATATTGTCCAGGTCCAGTAACTGAAGAAAATTATCTTGTATCGCTAGAAAGTATTCATCGTTTTTTCCTTTTAACCGAAAAGATTTTTCTATGTTAAAGTTTTTAATATTAACTTTAAACAACTGCTTAGTAGTTGAATGAGGCATGCTGCTCAGGAGGTTGCTACTTCTCTTTTCAACTTGTTCAATGGAAAGTTCTTGATTATTAATTAAAAATGCATCGTCTGCATTTAAACTGTTAACTTGAGGCGAAAGTGTATTAATAATAATTTCATGATCATTTACGTAGATAAATTCCTCATTCATCTTGTCCCCTCCTTGAAACCCTTTGGAACTTCATTCGACAATATGTAATGGAAAACCTTCATTCATTTCATTTTAAGCATAGAACAAGCGACCGAAAAATCATTCGGCCGCTCACAATTTTTTTTATTTAAATACTGCTGAATTGAAACGGTTCAATCATCTTCAATTCGTATATAATTTTTTTAGCTGTTCCAATCTTTGTTTTATATTCATCGTGCGGATTCTTTTTAATGGGTTGTGGCGTTGCCCCTTTGAAACGAGATACACCCATGCAATTAAAGAAACAGTACCAATTAAATAACCAAGAAAAACCAATGTCGCTTTCAACATTATCCAATAGCCCGTCTTCCAATTTACCTCGATTAAAGTTTTTCCTGTATATCCTTCAATCACCTGTGGACCGAATGTAAACATGGCTAAGAATGCACCGGCTAAAACTAATATGAAGCTCCAAATCTTATACGGTTTATACCAGCCAATCCCTAGCATCAGCACAGAAAGGCCCAATGATAGTAATCCGTA from Paenisporosarcina sp. FSL H8-0542 encodes:
- a CDS encoding LytTR family transcriptional regulator DNA-binding domain-containing protein, coding for MKDFQDYEMLDVIGELFSDEISIAVSDGEHYVYYRPSVRVDLKIKAGDMVKPGSLAHKALSSGQKVSDFINRDVFAVPYHGMAVPFHRDGKVVGSVTAIYPSFTEGKSVVMLKTQDGWVPVPFTDVKFLEVREKKTYIEANGVSGTHRKSLQAFEFILPRELFVRCHRSFIVNVHQIREVFPDTHSTLVLLMNDGTKIPVSQSYASYFRKLLDF
- a CDS encoding alpha/beta fold hydrolase, whose protein sequence is MNEEFIYVNDHEIIINTLSPQVNSLNADDAFLINNQELSIEQVEKRSSNLLSSMPHSTTKQLFKVNIKNFNIEKSFRLKGKNDEYFLAIQDNFLQLLDLDNIENNVELFSQISPRIEVLRHSEGNNAVEAKITKRQINYLTNNSIEDLERISSHVDSLSSKTIGSSSDKSFYIVLNKFQSEPSELGLFRLIKDGDDSFRKEKLADEPIDPNKPIAIIVHGLVSSIGASFFNLFNTLSHDYEVFGFEYLTVDERIRDNGIFLAKEVESLKKKYPHKEILIVAHSMGGLVSRSAYIEQKAPIDKIIMAGTPNNGSILISVPMLARKCLILYGILSNIMGKNSIKSEDFWHLVRPGNLQGFHDLANNSDFISQLNSSDLIDANKKYFALVGKNLGLLNDGIVHTDNMVTINEIKIPHTTNGWNHFSYFNETDIDIYLKRAINYLK
- a CDS encoding acetyl-CoA hydrolase/transferase family protein; amino-acid sequence: MEEKLKRIKHPDLKNRVVTPEEAATWINDGMTLGLSGFTRAGDAKAVPFALIKRAETETFKVNIYTGASLGSDIDKAFAEAGIVGKRLPFQADPTMRGKINDGEMLFVDQHLSHTAEFIRAGVIGPIDFAILEAVSISEDGLIIPTTSVGNSSIFAEHAKHIIVEINMAQTEMLEGLHDIYDTGQQGERKPIPLMNPDDRIGTSGIKIDPAKIKGIVFTNQMDSPSTIVAPDAETKQMADHLLEFLRSEIRVGRLTDKLAPLQSGIGSVANAVLLGMIDSEFTDLDVYSEVLQDSVFDLIDAGKVKSASCCSITLSEDKMDKVFGNFEKYRDKLIMRPQEISNHPEIIRRLGLISINTALEFDIYGNVNSTHVSGTKMMNGIGGSGDFARNARLAIFVTKSTAKGGNISSIVPFVSHVDHTEHDVDIVVTEQGYADLRGLAPRERVLVIIENCAHPTYRAQLLEYYAEALTRGGQTPHVLEKAFSWHTNLKQNGTMLHEVGQLVY